A region of Candidatus Methylomirabilota bacterium DNA encodes the following proteins:
- a CDS encoding cobalamin B12-binding domain-containing protein, whose amino-acid sequence MKPIRVLVAKVGLDGHDRGAKVVARALRDAGMDVIYTGLHRSPEEVVAAAVQEDVDVLGISILSGAHMTLLPKVRELMVAAGAEDIILVGGGVIPDEDVDALRAIGVADVILQDTPPDAIVARMRELVAGRTPR is encoded by the coding sequence ATGAAGCCCATTCGCGTGCTCGTCGCCAAGGTGGGGCTCGACGGCCACGACCGCGGCGCCAAGGTGGTGGCGCGCGCCCTGCGCGACGCCGGGATGGACGTCATCTACACCGGCCTCCACCGCTCGCCCGAGGAAGTCGTGGCCGCCGCGGTGCAGGAGGACGTCGACGTGCTGGGCATCAGCATCCTCTCCGGCGCGCACATGACCCTGCTCCCGAAGGTGCGCGAGCTGATGGTGGCGGCGGGCGCGGAGGACATCATCCTGGTGGGCGGCGGGGTCATTCCCGACGAGGACGTGGACGCCCTCAGGGCTATCGGCGTCGCCGACGTGATCCTGCAGGACACCCCGCCGGATGCCATCGTCGCTCGCATGCGCGAGCTGGTGGCCGGGCGCACGCCCCGCTGA